One genomic window of Azospirillum sp. TSH58 includes the following:
- a CDS encoding YqaA family protein, with protein sequence MPEFAAYGGLFLTAFLAATIFPAQSEILLVGMHATGNYDHLALLLFATAGNVLGSVVNWALGRYLMHFQDRRWFPVPASMVARATRWYQRFGVWSLLLAWMPVIGDPLTLVAGILRVDIRLFLLLVTAGKAARYAVLVLAV encoded by the coding sequence ATGCCCGAGTTTGCCGCCTATGGCGGGCTGTTCCTGACCGCGTTCCTGGCCGCGACCATCTTCCCGGCCCAATCGGAAATCCTGCTCGTCGGCATGCACGCCACCGGCAACTACGACCATCTGGCGCTGCTGCTGTTCGCCACGGCGGGCAATGTGCTGGGGTCGGTGGTCAACTGGGCGCTGGGGCGCTACCTGATGCATTTCCAGGACCGCCGCTGGTTCCCGGTCCCCGCTTCCATGGTCGCGCGGGCCACCCGCTGGTACCAGCGCTTCGGGGTGTGGTCGCTGCTGCTGGCCTGGATGCCCGTCATCGGCGATCCGCTGACGCTGGTGGCCGGCATCCTGCGGGTGGACATCCGGCTGTTCCTGCTTCTGGTCACGGCGGGCAAGGCCGCCCGCTACGCGGTGCTGGTCCTGGCCGTGTGA